From the Brassica napus cultivar Da-Ae chromosome A8, Da-Ae, whole genome shotgun sequence genome, one window contains:
- the LOC106424138 gene encoding selenoprotein H — protein MDRRTRSETQQNGAKAAGSVTKLASPKKVKRKKSEVETETESEKKTKKEEEEAEAEDSTKRKIVIEHCKQCNAFKTRAIQVKEGLEGAVPGVTVTLNPEKPRRGCFEIREEGGQTFISLLEMKRPFAPMKALDMEEVIEDIINKIK, from the exons ATGGACCGCCGAACTCGAAGTGAGACTCAGCAAAACGGTGCTAAAGCGGCTGGATCCGTCACCAAGCTTGCGTCGCCAAAGAAGgtgaagaggaagaagtcagAGGTTGAGACTGAGACCGAGAgtgagaagaagacaaagaaggaagaggaagaagcagaGGCTGAAGACTCGACGAAGCGGAAGATTGTTATCGAGCACTG TAAACAATGCAATGCTTTCAAGACAAGAGCCATACAGGTGAAGGAAGGTCTGGAAGGAGCTGTTCCTGGCGTCACGGTGACTCTGAATCCTGAAAAG CCAAGGAGGGGTTGCTTTGAGATCCGGGAGGAAGGTGGCCAAACATTCATCAGTCTTTTG GAGATGAAACGTCCATTTGCTCCAATGAAGGctcttgatatggaagaagtcATCGAGGACATCATAAACAAGATTAAATGA
- the LOC106424171 gene encoding protein CHROMOSOME TRANSMISSION FIDELITY 7-like produces the protein MQSKINSFFKPSSSPPIAASVTPETDDGLSAWENNRNVIVNTYERRSPKADRSEVLKEPIGKPPRKGPSFAPKTLNKKRSYTQFHLELGQSDFLLRHCPECGATYAPGDELDEKNHQSFHKDYMNGIPFKGWQNERAFTSPSLDKNRVVMVLENDSHAHRNKVQEAVKMMEVVLGEDWILHRHCKVYLFVSSQRISGCLVAEPIKEAFKIISPLDDKRQLKKERSSPSTTIHFGDIVLQREVSKRCPESDDRLDNRAIVCEEEAKPAVCGVRAIWVSPSHRRKGLATQLLDTARESFSNGCVLEKSQLAFSQPSSLGRAFGFNYFGTSSFLVYKAQLSVPGPIL, from the exons ATGCAATCAAAGATCAATTCTTTCTTCAAGCCCTCGTCTTCGCCTCCTATCGCCGCCTCAGTAACACCAGAAACAGACGATGGTTTATCCGCCTGGGAGAATAATCGGAACGTCATCGTCAACACCTACGAGCGTCGATCTCCCAAAGCCGATAG AAGTGAAGTGCTTAAGGAACCCATTGGGAAGCCACCGAGGAAAGGACCTTCCTTTGCACCTAAAACACTCAACAAGAAGCGTAGCTATACTCAATTCCACTTAGAGTTAGGCCAATCTGACTTTCTTCTCAGGCATTGTCCAGAGTGTGGAGCTACGTATGCTCCTGGAGATGAGTTGGATGAGAAGAATCATCAAAGCTTTCACAAGGACTATATGAACGGAATCCCTTTTAAG GGTTGGCAGAACGAGAGAGCCTTCACATCGCCTTCTTTGGACAAGAACCGTGTTGTTATGGTACTGGAAAATGATTCTCATGCACATAGGAACAAG GTGCAAGAGGCTGTGAAGATGATGGAGGTTGTGCTAGGTGAGGATTGGATTCTTCACAGACATTGTAAG GTTTATCTGTTTGTCTCCTCTCAGAGGATCTCTGGATGTCTAGTTGCAGAACCAATCAAGGAAGCATTTAAGATCATATCTCCTCTTGATGATAAAAGACAGTTAAAGAAAGAGAGATCATCGCCTTCAACCACCATTCATTTCGGAGACATTGTGTTGCAAAGAGAAGTATCAAAAAGATGTCCAGAATCAGATGATAGATTAGACAACAGAGCCATTGTATGTGAAGAAGAAGCTAAACCGGCTGTTTGTGGAGTTAGAGCTATTTGGGTCTCACCTTCCCACAGAAGAAAAGGCTTAGCTACACAGTTGCTCGATACAGCGAG GGAAAGCTTTAGCAATGGGTGCGTTTTGGAGAAATCTCAGTTGGCGTTTTCACAACCAAGCTCTTTGGGAAGAGCTTTtggatttaattattttggaaCTTCTTCTTTCTTAGTTTACAAAGCCCAACTATCTGTACCAGGCCCAATACTTTAG
- the LOC106424181 gene encoding fasciclin-like arabinogalactan protein 5 produces the protein MGLNASLCLFSLTFLLVFFSTAITADNITQAFEKYSNFSTMNDLLIKTKLTIPISKYLTITLLAVSNEAITPIINRSDVELKNILMNHVILDYYDEMKFNGMKEKSIMLTTLYQTTGLGEEMNGFLNCTKSKGRVYFGSGVKGSPLVAEYVKALYHNPYNMSIVQISMPIVAPGLSLAIFPPPPPPAPPAPAPSPMNAAKAPGPGPADEDNASDTDVPKHTPTTETAEVDSPAPTPSADNEKIEAADNAGTSSFACKAGLSFDVVLLLPLFASFAGL, from the coding sequence ATGGGTCTCAATGCCTCCCTTTGTCTCTTCTCCCTCACCTTCTTACTCGTATTTTTCTCTACGGCCATTACAGCAGATAACATCACACAAGCGTTTGAGAAATACTCCAACTTCAGCACCATGAATGATCTCTTGATCAAAACCAAGCTCACTATACCCATAAGCAAATACCTGACCATAACCTTACTTGCTGTTAGCAATGAAGCCATCACCCCTATCATTAACAGATCCGACGTTGAGCTCAAGAACATTCTCATGAACCATGTCATTCTTGATTACTACGATGAGATGAAGTTTAAtggaatgaaggagaagagcatAATGCTCACTACCTTATACCAAACAACCGGTTTAGGTGAAGAGATGAATGGTTTCCTCAACTGTACCAAATCTAAAGGAAGAGTTTACTTTGGTTCAGGAGTGAAGGGTTCACCTTTAGTCGCTGAGTATGTCAAGGCGCTGTACCACAACCCATATAACATGTCTATAGTCCAAATTAGTATGCCCATTGTGGCTCCTGGACTCAGCCTTGCTATTtttccacctccaccaccacctgCTCCTCCGGCTCCGGCTCCCTCTCCCATGAATGCTGCAAAAGCTCCAGGTCCTGGACCAGCTGATGAAGACAATGCCTCAGATACTGATGTTCCAAAACATACACCTACAACAGAAACAGCGGAGGTTGATTCTCCAGCTCCTACTCCAAGCGCGGATAATGAGAAGATTGAAGCTGCTGATAACGCTGGGACATCCTCTTTTGCTTGTAAGGCAGGTTTGAGCTTTGATGTTGTTCTCTTGCTACCATTGTTTGCTAGCTTTGCTGGTTTATAA
- the LOC106424087 gene encoding uncharacterized protein LOC106424087: MAALQHVCENHLQAKTFCSHVTINWDDLVCPICLDSPHNGVLLQCSSYDNGCRAFVCNTDHLHSNCLDRFITAYGTDPPPPPPDEPRSKVLEESCKPLCPLCRGEVTGWVIVEEARLRLDEKQRCCEEERCRFTGTYTELRKHAQSEHPDSRPSKIDPARKLDWENFQQSSEIIDVLSTIHSEVPRGVVLGDYVIEYGDDDTGDEFEDVASNEGSWWTSCIFYKMFDNIRNARNRRRARRGGSSRSSYDNSNSDDSSVASIEFPEYRVDEIDDEFITTTSGVNRSNSVHQRLRRHRSRFYEN; the protein is encoded by the exons ATGGCGGCGCTACAACATGTTTGCGAGAACCACCTTCAAGCAAAGACCTTTTGCAGCCATGTTACGATCAATTGGGACGACTTAGTTTGTCCCATTTGCTTAGACTCCCCTCACAACGGCGTGCTTCTCCAGTGCTCGTCTTACGACAACGGATGCCGTGCGTTCGTCTGCAACACAGACCACCTTCACTCCAACTGTCTGGACCGGTTCATCACCGCATACGGAACAGacccaccacctcctcctcctgatGAGCCAAGGTCAAAGGTCTTAGAAGAGAGTTGCAAACCTTTGTGTCCACTCTGCAGAGGAGAAGTCACCGGGTGGGTCATTGTGGAAGAAGCTCGTCTCCGTCTCGACGAGAAACAACGTTGCTGCGAGGAAGAACGGTGCAGGTTCACGGGTACTTACACGGAGCTCCGCAAGCACGCTCAGTCGGAGCATCCGGACTCTCGTCCTTCCAAGATCGATCCTGCGAGGAAGCTCGACTGGGAGAATTTCCAGCAGTCGTCTGAGATCATCGACGTGCTGAGCACGATTCACTCGGAGGTTCCGAGAGGAGTTGTTTTAGGAGACTATGTGATTGAGTATGGAGATGATGATACTGGAGATGAGTTTGAGGATGTGGCTAGCAATGAAGGAAGCTGGTGGACATCTTGTATCTTTTATAAGATGTTTGATAATATAAGGAATGCGAGGAATAGAAGAAGAGCAAGGAGAGGAGGGAGTAGCCGTTCTAGCTATGATAACTCCAACTCTGATGACAGCTCGGTTGCGTCGATTGAGTTCCCGGAGTATAGAGTAGATGAGATTGATGATGAGTTCATCACCACTACAAGTGGAGTTAACAGAAGTAACTCTGTGCATCAAAG GTTAAGAAGACATCGTTCCCGTTTCTATGAAAATTAG
- the LOC106424154 gene encoding flowering-promoting factor 1-like protein 1 produces the protein MSGVWVFNKNGVMRLVENPYNQSGGDWSESSSSGGSQQQRMRRKILVHLPTSEVVSSYKSLERILKCLGWERYYNGDNADHLLQFHKRTSIDLISLPRDFSKFNSIHMYDVVVKNPNVFHVRDM, from the coding sequence ATGTCTGGTGTGTGGGTGTTCAACAAGAATGGAGTGATGAGGCTGGTTGAGAATCCTTACAACCAATCCGGAGGAGATTGGTCGGAATCTTCCTCCTCAGGTGGTAGCCAGCAGCAGAGGATGAGGAGGAAGATTCTTGTCCATCTTCCGACTAGCGAGGTTGTCTCTTCGTACAAATCACTTGAGAGGATCTTGAAGTGTCTTGGATGGGAGAGGTACTACAATGGAGACAACGCCGACCATCTCCTCCAGTTCCACAAGAGAACATCGATTGATCTCATCTCTCTCCCTCGCGACTTCTCGAAGTTCAATTCCATTCATATGTATGATGTCGTCGTCAAGAACCCTAACGTCTTCCATGTCCGAGACATGTAG